One Actinoplanes missouriensis 431 DNA segment encodes these proteins:
- a CDS encoding YunG family protein — translation MHTVETLEPIVRASWDADTCDPHDLPWRPDNPERGQCGVTALVLHDLLGGDLILGEVFEDGRKVGHHWWNRLPDGREVDLTAAQFHPTETVTAGRVQHRPPGPPRRCRAQYELLSSRVARHVNPAAGGGADHIAPGEARG, via the coding sequence ATGCACACCGTGGAGACCTTGGAACCGATCGTGCGCGCCTCCTGGGACGCCGACACCTGCGACCCGCACGACCTGCCGTGGCGCCCGGACAACCCGGAGCGCGGCCAGTGCGGGGTGACCGCCCTGGTCCTGCACGACCTGCTCGGCGGAGACCTGATCCTGGGCGAGGTCTTCGAGGACGGTCGCAAGGTCGGCCACCACTGGTGGAACCGGCTGCCGGACGGCCGCGAGGTAGACCTGACAGCGGCCCAGTTCCACCCCACCGAGACCGTGACGGCCGGCCGGGTCCAGCACCGTCCACCGGGCCCGCCGCGGAGGTGCCGCGCTCAGTACGAACTGCTGAGCAGCCGGGTGGCACGCCACGTGAACCCCGCCGCCGGGGGAGGGGCCGATCACATTGCGCCCGGGGAGGCCCGTGGGTGA
- a CDS encoding VOC family protein — MFVAVRERGRLHHLELWLADDGSWAWLLGRLGYTVGSRWDTGCSWVNGDAYIVIESGPDHVRGGHDRMRTGLNHLALWAGSPAEVDAVVAEAAGHGWTLLFPDRHPHAGGPGTYAAYLENAAGFEVELVADAG; from the coding sequence ATGTTCGTCGCTGTGCGCGAGCGTGGACGGTTGCACCACCTGGAATTGTGGCTTGCGGACGACGGGTCGTGGGCGTGGCTGCTGGGCCGGCTCGGCTACACCGTGGGGAGCAGGTGGGACACCGGGTGCAGCTGGGTGAACGGGGACGCGTACATCGTCATCGAATCGGGGCCGGACCATGTCCGCGGCGGCCACGACCGGATGCGTACCGGGTTGAATCATCTGGCGTTGTGGGCGGGCTCCCCGGCGGAGGTGGACGCGGTCGTCGCCGAGGCGGCGGGGCACGGGTGGACGCTGCTGTTCCCGGACCGGCATCCGCATGCGGGCGGACCGGGGACGTATGCGGCCTATCTGGAGAACGCGGCCGGCTTCGAGGTGGAGCTCGTCGCTGATGCCGGTTGA
- a CDS encoding excalibur calcium-binding domain-containing protein, with amino-acid sequence MTNQQPSWQPGWQQPAAPQPPAKKRSPWKLIGGITAGVLVLCCGGFTALGALVDGPEQKKAAGAVAGTLEPVAGPEASDPETEPVAAGASSSAGPSPSEAVSSPQAGSTTRTPEAQPTATRATKEPTTKPATGNPTTKPTTRKPSTKPTTRKPSTKPATPKPTTKKPDPEPEPTFEEPEPEPETVYYKNCTAVRKAGAAPIRRGDPGYARHLDRDGDGVGCE; translated from the coding sequence GTGACCAATCAGCAGCCCAGCTGGCAACCCGGCTGGCAGCAGCCCGCCGCCCCCCAGCCGCCCGCGAAGAAGCGCTCCCCGTGGAAACTCATCGGCGGAATCACCGCGGGCGTCCTCGTCCTGTGCTGCGGCGGGTTCACCGCTCTCGGCGCTCTCGTCGACGGCCCGGAGCAGAAGAAGGCCGCCGGCGCGGTCGCCGGCACCCTCGAACCCGTGGCCGGGCCGGAGGCCAGTGACCCGGAGACCGAGCCGGTCGCCGCGGGCGCGTCATCGAGCGCCGGCCCGTCCCCGTCGGAGGCCGTCAGTTCCCCGCAGGCCGGTTCGACGACGAGGACCCCGGAGGCCCAGCCCACCGCGACGCGGGCGACGAAGGAGCCCACGACGAAGCCGGCGACGGGAAACCCGACGACGAAGCCGACCACGCGGAAACCGTCGACGAAGCCGACGACCCGGAAGCCCTCGACGAAGCCGGCGACCCCGAAGCCGACCACGAAGAAGCCGGACCCGGAGCCCGAGCCGACGTTCGAGGAACCCGAGCCCGAGCCGGAAACGGTCTACTACAAGAACTGCACGGCGGTCCGCAAGGCCGGCGCCGCGCCGATCCGCCGCGGCGACCCCGGATACGCCCGCCACCTCGACCGCGACGGGGACGGCGTCGGCTGCGAGTAG
- a CDS encoding gluzincin family metallopeptidase — translation MSLELDRRLAETGTRFRIFPQPRFLTKADGSPLFPEPETIVVAPSPGAVERGPADDRMFVVDAIGKLPYNQFFRPPWTGAARDPVLPGPDGHFDHLDPDTREFSAATMYATVRRVLDIWEDYFGRPIRWHFESDFARLELIPLIEWNNAQSGYGFLEFGFGRSATGTIDHSRPFCENFDVLCHEFGHSVIFAEVGVPASPLDEGIDYGGLHESSGDLAAIVASLHFHSVVDMLLDNTKGNLLTINGLDRVGELSDSRQIRIAFNAMRMSDVGDEPHDRSLPLTGAIFDTMVEVFQQDLVDKKLISDDLRNRSTNLPGTVHDLEQIQTDFTTAYAGNEAAFKESLLLARDYLGRLLATTWATLSPDFLTYHTVLRTLLDADRTLTGGVNAAIIRSCFAWREIAPVPTSMLLRQHTLASCGLDEASAPVAGAGYAAMIPAPRAVTVSHQNLRR, via the coding sequence ATGTCACTCGAACTCGACCGCAGACTCGCCGAGACCGGCACCCGGTTCCGGATCTTCCCGCAGCCCCGATTCCTCACCAAGGCCGACGGCTCGCCGCTCTTCCCGGAGCCGGAGACCATCGTCGTCGCCCCGTCGCCCGGCGCCGTCGAGAGAGGACCCGCCGACGACCGGATGTTCGTCGTCGACGCGATCGGCAAGCTGCCCTACAACCAGTTCTTCCGGCCACCCTGGACCGGCGCCGCCCGTGACCCCGTCCTTCCCGGGCCGGACGGCCACTTCGACCACCTCGATCCGGACACCAGGGAGTTCTCAGCGGCCACCATGTATGCCACGGTCCGCCGGGTGCTCGACATCTGGGAGGACTACTTCGGCCGGCCCATCCGGTGGCACTTCGAGTCCGACTTCGCCCGCCTCGAGCTGATCCCCCTGATCGAATGGAACAACGCCCAATCCGGGTACGGGTTCCTGGAGTTCGGTTTCGGCCGGTCGGCCACCGGCACGATCGACCACAGCCGGCCGTTCTGCGAGAACTTCGACGTGCTCTGCCACGAGTTCGGCCACAGCGTGATCTTCGCCGAGGTCGGCGTGCCGGCCAGCCCGCTCGACGAGGGCATCGATTACGGCGGCCTGCACGAGTCCTCCGGCGACCTGGCCGCGATCGTCGCGTCGCTGCACTTCCACTCGGTCGTCGACATGCTCCTCGACAACACCAAGGGCAACCTGCTCACGATCAACGGGCTGGACCGGGTCGGCGAGCTCTCCGACAGCCGGCAGATCCGGATCGCCTTCAACGCGATGCGCATGTCCGACGTCGGCGACGAGCCGCACGACCGGTCGCTGCCGCTCACCGGCGCCATCTTCGACACCATGGTCGAGGTCTTCCAGCAGGACCTGGTCGACAAGAAGCTGATCAGCGACGACCTGCGGAACCGCTCGACGAACCTGCCCGGCACCGTCCACGACCTCGAGCAGATCCAAACCGACTTCACCACCGCGTACGCCGGGAACGAGGCCGCCTTCAAGGAGTCTCTGCTGCTGGCCCGCGATTATCTCGGACGGCTGCTCGCGACCACCTGGGCGACCCTCTCCCCCGACTTCCTCACCTACCACACCGTGCTGCGGACGCTGCTCGACGCGGACCGCACGCTCACCGGCGGCGTCAACGCCGCGATCATCCGGTCCTGTTTCGCCTGGCGCGAGATCGCCCCGGTGCCGACGTCGATGCTGCTGCGCCAGCACACCCTCGCGTCCTGCGGCCTGGACGAGGCCTCAGCGCCGGTCGCGGGCGCCGGTTACGCCGCGATGATCCCGGCACCGCGCGCAGTCACCGTGAGTCACCAGAACCTGCGGCGGTAA
- a CDS encoding ABC transporter permease translates to MAGTGALLRFNLRLERRGLPFWVAGAGLLFLIQSTQSQSLYGTPEKLAQLRATLGGNTAVVAMSGPEELLGTIGNEIVFEIFAFVAIIVALMNMFLVGRRTRGDEETGRAELIRSTTTSRHAPLHAALLLALAADMITGAIIFAALIGTGLPARGSALTAVAIAGVGLVFAAVTALAAQIFENTRAVYGFTGLILGASYALRAAGDAGNPALSWASPIGWGQRTLPFGPGRWWPLLLMVGTATALVLLATTALDRRDVGAGLVRPRLGRPRASRALRSPSALAWRLQRGSVIGWVAGVGLLGMVYGSLGDSIEEYIRDNPEVAAYLPGGAADVVDAYLALTVTMGALLAAAFGVAATLRARAEETSGRAELVLATATSRRRWLAGQFGVALIGSALVLAAAGFGEGLAYGLTVGDPGQAGRMTGAALVYLPAVWAVIAVPVLGVGWWARAAAVAGWAVLGYCAVVELFADSFELPDWAQQASPFAHLPDAPLEAVTAGPLIALTAVVGVLVAAGFAGFARRDAGY, encoded by the coding sequence ATGGCCGGAACCGGCGCCCTGCTCCGCTTCAACCTGCGCCTGGAACGGCGCGGCCTGCCGTTCTGGGTGGCCGGCGCCGGCCTGCTCTTCCTGATCCAGTCGACACAGAGCCAGAGCCTCTACGGCACTCCGGAGAAGCTCGCGCAGCTGCGGGCCACGCTCGGCGGGAACACCGCGGTGGTTGCCATGAGCGGACCGGAGGAGCTGCTCGGCACGATCGGCAACGAGATCGTCTTCGAGATCTTCGCGTTCGTCGCGATCATCGTGGCGCTGATGAACATGTTCCTGGTCGGCCGGCGCACCCGTGGCGACGAGGAGACCGGCCGCGCCGAGCTGATCCGATCGACGACGACGAGCCGCCATGCACCGCTCCACGCGGCGCTGCTGCTCGCCCTTGCCGCCGACATGATCACCGGGGCGATCATCTTCGCGGCGCTGATCGGGACCGGTCTCCCCGCCCGGGGCTCCGCCCTCACCGCGGTCGCGATCGCCGGCGTCGGCCTGGTCTTCGCCGCGGTCACCGCCCTCGCCGCGCAGATCTTCGAGAACACCCGCGCCGTCTACGGGTTCACCGGCCTGATCCTCGGCGCGAGCTACGCGCTGCGGGCCGCCGGCGACGCCGGGAACCCGGCGCTCTCCTGGGCCTCGCCGATCGGCTGGGGACAGCGGACCCTGCCGTTCGGTCCGGGCCGCTGGTGGCCGCTCCTGCTCATGGTGGGTACGGCCACCGCGCTCGTCCTGCTCGCGACGACCGCCCTCGACCGCCGCGACGTCGGGGCCGGCCTGGTCCGCCCCCGTCTCGGCCGCCCGCGCGCGTCGCGGGCACTGCGCAGCCCGTCGGCCCTGGCCTGGCGGCTGCAGCGGGGCAGCGTGATCGGCTGGGTGGCCGGGGTGGGACTGCTCGGAATGGTGTACGGCTCGCTCGGCGACAGCATCGAGGAGTACATCCGCGACAACCCGGAGGTGGCTGCCTACCTGCCGGGCGGGGCGGCCGACGTGGTGGACGCGTACCTGGCGCTGACCGTGACGATGGGCGCCCTGCTCGCGGCGGCGTTCGGGGTGGCCGCGACGCTGCGGGCGCGCGCCGAGGAGACGTCCGGCCGGGCCGAGCTGGTGCTGGCCACCGCGACGAGCCGGCGACGGTGGCTGGCCGGGCAGTTCGGCGTGGCCCTGATCGGCAGCGCGCTGGTCCTGGCGGCGGCCGGGTTCGGCGAGGGACTGGCCTACGGGCTGACCGTCGGTGATCCCGGTCAGGCGGGGCGGATGACCGGCGCGGCACTGGTCTACCTGCCGGCGGTGTGGGCGGTCATCGCCGTACCCGTGCTGGGTGTGGGATGGTGGGCCCGGGCCGCCGCCGTCGCCGGATGGGCCGTGCTCGGCTATTGCGCGGTCGTCGAGTTGTTCGCCGACTCGTTCGAGCTGCCGGACTGGGCGCAGCAGGCGTCACCCTTCGCGCACCTGCCTGACGCGCCCCTCGAAGCGGTGACCGCCGGCCCGCTGATCGCGCTCACGGCGGTGGTGGGGGTCCTGGTCGCCGCCGGATTCGCCGGCTTTGCGCGGAGAGACGCGGGCTACTGA
- a CDS encoding GAF domain-containing protein, translating to MQGADREELGAVVRIAAAVAGVPTAALNLIDEGRQVQVVTAGFPGRDCDRADAMCAVRLGTGRPVHVPDARLDPDYRDNPWVTGELGLVRFYANAPLITPDGSVLGTLCVFDTVPHELTAEQLDRLQDLAGVIVALVEGRRQTRTVAEFAQATEARKKWAEALLDGINVAVIAVDTQYRPILCNQAFRDSHDPGIDLTAAPVGIAERFQIYEPDGQTPITDEGTPMIMAMNGLGPVTGRELMLRGTRNGAAMVRANARALYGADGAISGAVLALHDITAEAARKRLIEEARSRLAAANAELRRSNTDLTNFAAGVSHDLVAPLAAVGGYLELLAEEVTEPAAGHVAAAGRAVEEMRDVIRSLLGAARSDTA from the coding sequence ATGCAGGGGGCGGACCGGGAGGAGCTGGGCGCCGTGGTGCGGATCGCCGCGGCCGTCGCCGGCGTGCCCACCGCGGCCCTCAACCTGATCGACGAGGGTCGTCAGGTCCAGGTCGTCACCGCCGGTTTCCCGGGCCGCGACTGCGACCGGGCCGACGCGATGTGCGCGGTCCGGCTGGGCACCGGGCGCCCGGTGCACGTGCCGGACGCCCGCCTCGACCCGGACTACCGCGACAACCCGTGGGTGACCGGCGAGCTCGGGCTGGTCCGCTTCTACGCGAACGCGCCACTGATCACGCCGGACGGGTCGGTCCTCGGCACCCTCTGCGTCTTCGACACCGTGCCGCACGAGCTCACCGCCGAGCAGCTGGACCGGCTGCAGGACCTCGCCGGCGTCATCGTCGCGTTGGTCGAAGGACGCCGGCAGACCCGGACCGTCGCCGAGTTCGCGCAGGCCACCGAAGCCCGCAAGAAATGGGCGGAGGCGCTGCTCGACGGCATCAACGTGGCGGTGATCGCGGTGGACACCCAATACCGGCCGATCCTCTGCAACCAGGCGTTCCGGGACAGCCACGACCCGGGCATCGACCTGACCGCGGCGCCGGTCGGCATCGCCGAGCGTTTCCAGATCTACGAGCCGGACGGGCAGACGCCGATCACCGACGAGGGGACGCCGATGATCATGGCGATGAACGGCCTCGGCCCGGTCACCGGCCGGGAGTTGATGCTGCGCGGGACGCGGAACGGCGCCGCCATGGTCCGGGCGAACGCCCGGGCGCTGTACGGCGCCGACGGCGCGATCAGCGGCGCGGTGCTGGCGCTGCACGACATCACCGCCGAGGCGGCCCGCAAACGGCTGATCGAGGAAGCCCGGTCCCGGCTCGCCGCCGCCAACGCCGAGCTGCGCCGCTCGAACACCGATCTGACCAACTTCGCCGCCGGGGTCAGCCATGACCTGGTGGCCCCGCTCGCGGCGGTCGGCGGTTACCTGGAACTGCTCGCCGAGGAGGTCACCGAACCGGCGGCCGGTCACGTGGCGGCGGCCGGCCGGGCGGTCGAGGAGATGCGCGACGTGATCCGGTCCCTGCTCGGCGCGGCCCGGTCAGATACGGCGTAA
- a CDS encoding sensor histidine kinase → MDVERERRRLAALHEYHLLDAPADDELEAVVRVAAAVAGVPTATLNLIDEHRQCQLTTVGFPGADSPRSDSMCAIRFEAGEFMYTPDASRDPTYRTNPWVTGDRAGVRLYGSAPLITPDGYALGSLCVFHDEPGTLDAVQVARLRDLASVILALFERRRQARINRELAVIAEARQRWTDTLLETIDVAVVAADQSGRLTVFNRAAREWHGLDADPTLDPHEFADRYQLYTTDGVTLLPPAQLPLLRALRDGTVENAELIIKRSGATPIHATVSGRALVAPDGTPMGAVVAMTDVTSDRAQQRAIEAARRELAAANAELRRSNTELTNFAGAVSHDLVAPLSAVRGYLELLENEVTGEHRTWVDACCRAVNRMRDLIDSLLQYAQAGSAPIRRVPADLGRIADEVLADLQPAVDEASAEVTVPAPLPEVSCDPVLARQLLQNLIANAIKYRHPSRPCRVTVTAARADAGWSITVADNGIGIPPDKRRRVFDMFTRLDDTPGGGHGIGLSSCLRIVDRHGGAIRVEENPGGGTCVIFSLPD, encoded by the coding sequence GTGGACGTCGAGCGCGAGCGGCGGCGGCTGGCCGCGTTGCACGAGTACCACCTGCTCGACGCGCCCGCCGACGACGAGCTGGAGGCGGTGGTCCGGGTCGCCGCCGCTGTCGCCGGGGTGCCGACCGCGACCCTGAACCTGATCGACGAGCACCGGCAGTGCCAGCTCACCACCGTCGGTTTCCCCGGCGCCGACTCGCCGCGCTCCGATTCGATGTGCGCGATCCGCTTCGAGGCGGGCGAATTCATGTACACCCCGGACGCCAGCCGGGACCCGACCTACCGGACCAATCCGTGGGTGACGGGTGATCGCGCCGGCGTCCGGCTCTACGGCTCGGCGCCGCTGATCACGCCGGACGGCTACGCGCTGGGCTCGCTCTGTGTCTTCCACGACGAGCCGGGCACGCTCGACGCCGTCCAGGTGGCCCGGCTGCGGGACCTGGCGAGCGTGATCCTCGCCCTCTTCGAACGCCGCCGCCAGGCCCGGATCAACCGCGAGCTGGCCGTGATCGCCGAGGCCCGGCAGCGATGGACCGACACGTTGCTGGAGACGATCGACGTGGCGGTGGTCGCCGCCGACCAGTCCGGCCGGCTCACCGTCTTCAACCGGGCCGCCCGCGAATGGCACGGCCTCGACGCCGACCCGACGCTCGATCCGCACGAGTTCGCCGACCGCTACCAGCTCTACACCACCGACGGCGTCACGCTGCTGCCGCCCGCTCAGCTCCCGCTGCTGCGGGCCCTGCGGGACGGCACCGTCGAGAACGCCGAACTGATCATCAAACGGTCCGGCGCCACCCCGATCCATGCCACGGTGAGTGGCCGCGCGCTGGTCGCCCCGGACGGCACCCCGATGGGCGCGGTCGTCGCGATGACCGACGTGACGAGCGACCGCGCCCAGCAGCGCGCGATCGAGGCGGCCCGGCGCGAGCTCGCCGCCGCCAACGCCGAGCTGCGTCGCTCCAACACCGAGCTGACCAACTTCGCCGGAGCGGTCAGTCACGATCTGGTGGCGCCGCTCTCCGCGGTCCGCGGTTACCTGGAACTCCTCGAAAATGAGGTGACCGGCGAACACCGTACCTGGGTGGACGCCTGCTGCCGGGCGGTGAACCGGATGCGCGACCTGATCGATTCGCTGCTGCAATACGCCCAGGCCGGCAGTGCCCCGATCCGACGCGTCCCCGCCGACCTGGGCCGGATCGCCGACGAGGTGCTGGCCGACCTCCAGCCGGCCGTCGACGAGGCATCGGCCGAGGTCACCGTCCCGGCCCCGCTGCCGGAGGTCTCCTGCGACCCGGTGCTGGCCCGCCAGCTCCTCCAGAACCTGATCGCCAACGCGATCAAATACCGCCATCCGTCCCGCCCCTGCCGGGTCACGGTGACCGCGGCCCGCGCCGACGCCGGCTGGTCGATAACGGTCGCCGACAACGGCATAGGCATCCCACCCGACAAGCGCCGCCGCGTCTTCGACATGTTCACCCGCCTCGACGACACCCCCGGCGGCGGCCACGGCATCGGCCTCTCCAGCTGCCTGCGCATCGTCGACCGCCACGGCGGCGCCATCCGCGTCGAGGAGAACCCCGGCGGAGGGACCTGCGTGATCTTCTCACTCCCCGATTGA
- a CDS encoding NUDIX hydrolase — MTLNMAAVTVDLVLLTIRQGALQVLLIRRGIPPYQDRWALPGGFVLDGEDLDAAAVRELREETGLDPQAGHLEQLATYGTPGRDPRGRVVTVAYLALLPDLPAPTAGSDASGAEWRPCDVRDLAFDHDRILADGLERARAKLEYTPLATAFCPPEFTVAQLREVYETVWQTTLDPRNFHRKVTSAEGFVEPTGNTAIRDRGRPAQLYRRGPAALLHPPLLRPSR, encoded by the coding sequence ATGACGCTTAATATGGCGGCCGTCACAGTTGATCTCGTGCTGCTGACCATCCGGCAGGGCGCGTTACAGGTGCTGCTGATACGCCGGGGCATACCGCCGTACCAGGACCGGTGGGCGCTACCCGGCGGGTTCGTGCTCGACGGCGAGGACCTGGACGCGGCCGCCGTCCGAGAGCTGCGGGAGGAGACCGGGCTCGACCCGCAGGCAGGTCACCTGGAGCAGCTCGCCACCTACGGGACGCCGGGGCGGGATCCACGGGGACGGGTCGTGACCGTCGCCTATCTCGCCCTGCTGCCCGATCTGCCGGCGCCGACCGCGGGCAGCGACGCGTCCGGGGCGGAGTGGCGGCCGTGCGACGTCCGCGACCTGGCCTTCGACCACGACCGGATCCTCGCCGACGGGCTGGAACGGGCACGGGCGAAGCTGGAGTACACACCGCTGGCCACCGCGTTCTGCCCGCCGGAGTTCACGGTGGCCCAGTTGCGGGAGGTGTATGAGACGGTGTGGCAGACGACCCTCGACCCCCGCAACTTCCATCGCAAGGTGACGTCGGCGGAGGGTTTCGTGGAGCCGACCGGGAACACCGCGATCCGGGATCGGGGGCGGCCGGCGCAGTTGTATCGGCGAGGGCCGGCGGCGCTGCTGCACCCGCCGCTGCTGCGCCCGTCCCGCTGA
- a CDS encoding SPFH domain-containing protein, producing MADVTRRLHLRHLRAAPTTWVSHTVRGTAKRAGTGLSFWYRPLTAALSEVPVDDRELPLLFHARTEDFADVTVQATVTYRVSDPAAAAARLDFSIDPYKGIWRGQPLDQVAGLLAELAQQPALDLLARLPLAEALTTGVARIRQSVADALAADPRLTETGVSVVSARVVAIRPEPDLERALQTPTREQVQQDADRATYARRAHAVQQEQSIAENELQSKIELARREQELVEQHGANTRREAELSAETKLVAARSAAAREEVASIAAAERTRREAASEAEASRVRDEARAAGARAVGLAEAEAETARLAAYRDLPPAVLQALALKELAAHVPAIGELTVTPDLLSKLVGRLG from the coding sequence ATGGCTGACGTGACACGCCGACTGCACCTGCGGCACCTCCGGGCGGCGCCGACCACCTGGGTCAGTCACACCGTCCGGGGCACCGCGAAACGGGCCGGCACCGGGCTGTCGTTCTGGTACCGGCCGCTGACCGCCGCGCTCTCCGAGGTTCCGGTGGACGACCGGGAGCTGCCGCTGCTGTTCCACGCGCGGACCGAGGACTTCGCCGACGTCACCGTCCAGGCGACCGTGACCTACCGGGTGAGCGACCCAGCGGCCGCCGCGGCACGACTGGACTTCTCGATCGACCCGTACAAGGGAATCTGGCGGGGTCAGCCCCTCGACCAGGTGGCCGGGCTGCTCGCCGAGCTGGCCCAGCAGCCGGCGCTGGACCTGCTGGCCCGGCTGCCGCTGGCCGAGGCCCTGACCACCGGCGTCGCCCGGATCCGGCAGTCGGTCGCGGACGCCCTCGCCGCCGACCCGCGGCTGACCGAGACCGGCGTGTCGGTGGTCAGCGCCCGGGTGGTGGCGATCCGCCCGGAGCCCGATCTGGAGCGGGCCCTGCAGACGCCAACCCGTGAGCAGGTGCAGCAGGACGCCGACCGGGCCACCTACGCGCGCCGGGCGCACGCCGTACAGCAGGAGCAGTCGATCGCCGAGAACGAGCTGCAGAGCAAGATCGAGCTGGCCCGGCGCGAGCAGGAGCTGGTCGAGCAGCACGGCGCGAACACCCGTCGCGAGGCCGAGCTGAGCGCCGAGACGAAGCTGGTCGCGGCCCGGTCCGCGGCGGCCCGGGAGGAGGTCGCGAGCATCGCGGCGGCCGAGCGGACGCGGCGCGAGGCGGCCTCCGAGGCCGAGGCGTCGAGGGTACGGGACGAGGCCCGCGCCGCCGGAGCCCGAGCCGTCGGCCTGGCCGAGGCGGAGGCCGAGACCGCGCGCCTGGCCGCGTACCGTGATCTGCCGCCGGCCGTCCTGCAGGCGCTCGCCCTCAAGGAGCTGGCCGCCCACGTGCCCGCGATCGGCGAGCTCACGGTCACCCCGGACCTGCTCAGCAAGCTGGTCGGACGACTCGGGTGA
- a CDS encoding NAD(+)/NADH kinase, whose protein sequence is MSTARTGNATRSTLPPRVVVVSRRSELDELLARHGTRGAAAFFLRQRGRDLDEVTQRHEALRSALTEVGAAVPADWRRGHVERADLPRFLFAPEDVVIAVGPDGLVANVAKYLDGQPVIGVDPEPGRNAGVLVRHRASAVAGLLRARPAGQERTMVAARLDDGQELYGLNEIYVGHSGHQSARYVLADPSGARERQSSSGLIAGTGTGATGWCASIARDRAAAPPAPAPGEEALCWFVREAWPSPATGVSLVAGTLTGRAELELTAESERLVAFADGVESDALELSWGQRIRISVAGRRLHLV, encoded by the coding sequence GTGAGCACCGCGAGGACAGGCAACGCGACGAGGAGCACCCTTCCCCCGCGCGTGGTGGTCGTGTCGCGGCGCAGCGAGCTCGACGAGCTGCTCGCCCGGCACGGCACCCGCGGCGCCGCGGCGTTCTTCCTGCGCCAGCGCGGCCGCGACCTGGACGAGGTGACGCAGCGGCACGAGGCGTTGCGGTCCGCGCTGACCGAGGTCGGCGCGGCCGTGCCCGCGGACTGGCGGCGCGGTCACGTGGAACGCGCCGACCTGCCGCGCTTCCTGTTCGCGCCGGAGGACGTGGTGATCGCGGTCGGCCCGGACGGCCTGGTCGCGAACGTGGCGAAGTACCTGGACGGCCAGCCGGTGATCGGCGTCGACCCGGAACCGGGCCGCAACGCGGGCGTGCTGGTGCGTCACCGGGCGTCGGCGGTGGCCGGGCTGCTGCGCGCCCGCCCGGCCGGGCAGGAACGGACCATGGTGGCGGCCCGGCTCGACGACGGCCAGGAGCTGTACGGCCTGAACGAGATCTATGTCGGACACTCCGGTCACCAGTCGGCGCGTTACGTGCTCGCCGACCCGTCCGGCGCCCGGGAGCGTCAGTCGTCGTCCGGCCTGATCGCCGGCACCGGCACCGGGGCGACCGGCTGGTGCGCGTCGATCGCGCGGGACCGTGCGGCCGCCCCGCCGGCGCCGGCCCCGGGCGAGGAGGCCCTGTGCTGGTTCGTCCGGGAGGCCTGGCCGTCACCGGCGACCGGCGTCTCGCTCGTCGCCGGCACCCTGACCGGCCGGGCCGAGCTGGAGCTGACTGCTGAGTCGGAACGCCTGGTCGCCTTCGCCGACGGCGTGGAGTCCGACGCCCTGGAGCTGTCCTGGGGCCAGCGGATCCGGATCAGCGTGGCCGGGCGCCGCCTGCATCTGGTCTGA
- a CDS encoding metallophosphoesterase family protein has translation MRLVLMSDTHLPKRARDLPEQLWAAVAEADVVVHAGDWVDVALLDLLEARSARLVACHGNNDGPALRARLPEIARAEIGGVQMAVVHETGPAAGRERRCADRFPDTDLLVFGHSHIPWDSVAPGGLRLLNPGSPTDRRRQPFHTYLTATAADGQLTDVTLHRLPARAAGSVVRPDAGGARPR, from the coding sequence GTGCGACTCGTGCTGATGTCCGACACCCACCTCCCGAAGCGGGCCCGGGACCTGCCCGAGCAACTCTGGGCCGCGGTCGCCGAGGCCGACGTGGTGGTGCACGCCGGGGACTGGGTGGACGTGGCGCTGCTCGACCTGCTCGAAGCCCGGTCGGCCCGGCTCGTCGCCTGTCACGGCAACAACGACGGACCGGCGCTGCGGGCCCGGCTGCCGGAGATCGCGCGGGCCGAGATCGGCGGGGTACAGATGGCCGTCGTCCACGAGACGGGTCCGGCGGCCGGGCGGGAGCGGCGCTGCGCGGACCGTTTCCCGGACACCGACCTGCTCGTCTTCGGGCACTCGCACATCCCCTGGGACAGCGTCGCTCCGGGCGGGTTGCGGCTGCTCAACCCGGGGTCGCCGACCGACCGGCGGCGGCAGCCGTTCCACACCTACCTGACCGCCACCGCCGCGGACGGGCAGCTCACCGACGTCACGCTGCACCGCCTGCCCGCTCGCGCGGCAGGCAGCGTCGTCAGACCAGATGCAGGCGGCGCCCGGCCACGCTGA